AGTGAAACAGCAAAAAAGGCAATTGAAGTGGCATCGATGATACTTAAAGATAAGATACTAAATACGCTTCATGACATTTATTTCAGCATGGATCCAGAAGTAGCGAGAGTTATACTAAATGGTATAAAGGTACACAGAGAGGTGTATGTCAATAAAATCTATGTTGATAAGATATTGGCGTTTGTTCAAGGAGTTAGCCCTTATGAGTCTTCTGCAGATGGAATACATATGATTACATTAAAGTATTTTTGGGATGCAAAAAGGGATTGGTCATTATCCCCAGAACAAGAAATTATATTAATAGCGAAGGTACTTCAAGGGAGACCCTGGAGGTTTACATCGTCTAGTTTAAATTCAAATAGGACAACAATTAATGAACTATTATATGAGGCAATAGCTGAACTCCTATATAGGTATTATGGTTTGACGCCAGATTCAAAAGGAGGTCTAGAATTAAAAAAACTAGATGATGAGTTTCACAAAAATGAGTTGTGATTGAATGCACCTCAGCTGAAGAATATCAATGAAATTACAACAGCTAAAGAGAATAATTGGTGCAATCCTATAACAGCTCCAGGTTTAGTCGGGTTTTTATTAATTTGATAATAGGTCCATAATCCTACTGCACTTTCAATTAACGCAAAGACTAATGGAATCCAGTACCTTAAGATTATTAAAGCTATAAAGAATATTGCTCCAACAATTCCATGTATAACCCAAGCCCATTGAAGTTTATTTTTTGGTTTTCTAACATCTCCTATACTTAGTTTCATTCTCCTAGTCCCAGTTACTACTCCTCCCATAAATATTACAAAATATAGGAAATGTGGAGGTGTTATTGCACTTATTAAAAATCCTATGTACTTAGAAGGAGGAATATAATTTGTTGCCAAAATAAGGTAAGTAATGAAAGTTGTGTAAGCTGCAATATCATGAAAACCTTGAAATACTGAAGGTAATTTCCCTGCAAGAACGTATAGTGTAGCCATTCCTAGAAGGGCTGTAGCAACTATGCTTATGAAGCCTATAACAGTTAACGTGTTAAAATCTATAACAAGTAAAACGAGAGAAAGTAATCCAACTAAAGTAGCAACGATTCTGTGGATTGCTTCTGGATCTCCTTTCCCAGCTAATTCTACTATATTATTTGTATAAGGCCAATTTGTACCTAAAGACAATCCATATCCATACCCTTCAACTATTCCACCTAAAACTATTGCAGAACCAGCCAAGACTGTGGTGACATATCCCAAAATTTCATTAATCATAAATTAACTTCAGAGATAACTCTAATAAATCTTAGTCAGTCTATTTAAAATGATGAATGAAGAAGTCCTTTCAATATTGTGGAGGGTTATAGATAACGATATTCCACTGGTAAACGATGATATGACTACATTTCTAGTAAAAGATGGAGAAATAACAGAAGAAGATTTAAAAATATGGAATGATGCAGTAAAGAAGATAAAGGAGGCCTATAAAAAAGTTAATTATAATCAGAATGATGCAAAATCACTTTTAAATTCTGCATTAGAACTATTA
The nucleotide sequence above comes from Sulfurisphaera javensis. Encoded proteins:
- a CDS encoding cytochrome C oxidase assembly protein, whose product is MINEILGYVTTVLAGSAIVLGGIVEGYGYGLSLGTNWPYTNNIVELAGKGDPEAIHRIVATLVGLLSLVLLVIDFNTLTVIGFISIVATALLGMATLYVLAGKLPSVFQGFHDIAAYTTFITYLILATNYIPPSKYIGFLISAITPPHFLYFVIFMGGVVTGTRRMKLSIGDVRKPKNKLQWAWVIHGIVGAIFFIALIILRYWIPLVFALIESAVGLWTYYQINKNPTKPGAVIGLHQLFSLAVVISLIFFS